One stretch of Streptomyces sp. NBC_00443 DNA includes these proteins:
- a CDS encoding AI-2E family transporter, with translation MSRVPGWLGRLGAGLTEMSERLDERRAAVEREDTELRPERRSATAVAPDPAVEDVPPPRADHVPRPPGYAPTAPPPRPDPAQVVPWGVRVAAEAGWRLLVLAGTVWVLMRVISAVQLVVLAFVIALLLTALMQPSVAWLTRRRVPRGPATALTAILGFVVIGLMGWFVTWQVMENIDNLSDQVQDGIDELRNWLLNSPFHVTDKQVNEIAENLREAIGANTDEITSAGLEGVTVVVEALTGILLAAFSTLFLLYDGKRIWQWTLKLVPAAARPGVAGAGPRAWATLTAYVRGTVLVALIDAVFIGIGIYFLDVPMAVPLAVFIFLFSFIPLVGAVASGALAVVVALVTQGVFTAVMTLIVVLAVQQIEGHILQPFILGRAVRVHPLAVVLSVAAGGMVAGIGGAVVAVPLVAVSNTIVGYLRRYSQESMLTSTGPKEPARPAMEDEAVQAEGGPGGGGPGNGGHDNALDPAHER, from the coding sequence ATGTCGCGAGTGCCAGGGTGGCTCGGCCGGCTCGGCGCCGGACTGACCGAGATGAGTGAGCGGTTGGACGAGCGCCGCGCCGCGGTGGAGCGGGAGGACACCGAGCTCCGGCCGGAGCGGCGGTCCGCCACGGCCGTAGCGCCCGATCCGGCCGTCGAGGACGTGCCGCCGCCGCGGGCCGACCACGTCCCGCGGCCCCCCGGCTACGCGCCCACCGCACCGCCGCCCCGGCCCGACCCGGCACAGGTCGTGCCGTGGGGCGTACGGGTCGCCGCGGAGGCCGGCTGGCGGCTGCTGGTGCTCGCCGGCACGGTCTGGGTGCTGATGCGGGTCATCAGCGCCGTACAACTCGTCGTGCTGGCCTTCGTCATCGCGCTGCTCCTCACCGCGCTGATGCAGCCCTCGGTGGCGTGGCTGACCCGGCGTCGCGTGCCGCGCGGGCCCGCCACCGCCCTGACCGCGATCCTCGGGTTCGTCGTCATCGGGCTGATGGGCTGGTTCGTGACCTGGCAGGTCATGGAGAACATCGACAATCTCTCCGACCAGGTCCAGGACGGCATCGACGAGCTGCGCAACTGGCTGCTCAACAGCCCCTTCCACGTGACCGACAAGCAGGTCAACGAGATCGCCGAGAACCTCCGGGAGGCGATCGGCGCCAACACCGACGAGATCACCTCGGCCGGGCTCGAAGGCGTCACGGTCGTCGTCGAGGCCCTCACCGGCATTCTGCTGGCCGCCTTCTCGACTCTCTTCCTGCTCTACGACGGCAAGCGCATCTGGCAGTGGACGCTGAAGCTGGTGCCCGCCGCGGCCCGTCCGGGTGTCGCCGGCGCCGGCCCGCGCGCGTGGGCGACGCTCACCGCGTATGTGCGCGGCACCGTCCTCGTCGCCCTGATCGACGCCGTCTTCATCGGCATCGGCATCTACTTCCTCGATGTGCCGATGGCCGTGCCGCTGGCCGTCTTCATCTTCCTGTTCTCCTTCATCCCGCTCGTCGGCGCGGTGGCCTCCGGCGCCCTGGCCGTGGTCGTGGCGCTGGTGACGCAGGGCGTCTTCACAGCGGTCATGACCCTCATCGTCGTCCTGGCCGTCCAGCAGATCGAGGGCCACATCCTGCAGCCGTTCATCCTCGGACGCGCGGTCCGCGTCCACCCGCTGGCGGTCGTGCTGTCGGTGGCGGCCGGCGGCATGGTCGCGGGGATCGGCGGCGCGGTGGTGGCCGTACCGCTGGTGGCCGTGTCGAACACGATCGTGGGGTATCTGCGGCGGTATTCGCAGGAGTCGATGCTGACGAGCACCGGTCCGAAAGAGCCGGCCCGTCCGGCGATGGAGGACGAGGCCGTTCAGGCCGAAGGAGGGCCCGGGGGCGGGGGCCCCGGGAACGGCGGCCACGACAACGCACTGGACCCCGCCCACGAACGGTGA
- a CDS encoding LLM class flavin-dependent oxidoreductase has translation MTGLGAIFRPQLAPERLRSVARIADEAGLEELWLWEDCFREGGISTAAAALAWTDRVRIGVGLLPVPLRNVAITAMEAATLHRMFPGRPILALGHGVQDWMGQVGARVESPVTLLREHLVALRALLGGETVTTEGRYVKLDDVALDWPPAAPVPVIAGVTGPRSLRLAGEAADGTLLTASTSPEGVRKARQLIEEGRDAAGRTGDEPHQVVVYLLTATGPDGPARLKAELEAEGDGDVPGLGVAGDADTVAKAVQRLADAGADTVVLQPTGDEPDPEGFVRFAAEDVRPLVP, from the coding sequence ATGACCGGACTAGGCGCAATCTTCCGCCCCCAACTCGCCCCCGAGCGACTCCGTTCCGTCGCCCGCATCGCGGACGAGGCAGGCCTCGAAGAGCTCTGGCTCTGGGAGGACTGCTTCCGGGAGGGAGGGATCTCCACCGCTGCCGCCGCGCTGGCGTGGACCGATCGCGTGCGGATCGGCGTCGGGCTGCTGCCCGTCCCGCTGCGGAACGTCGCCATCACCGCCATGGAAGCCGCCACCTTGCACCGGATGTTCCCCGGACGGCCGATCCTCGCCCTCGGGCACGGTGTGCAGGACTGGATGGGGCAGGTCGGGGCGCGGGTCGAGTCGCCGGTGACGCTGTTGCGCGAGCATCTCGTCGCCCTGCGCGCCCTGCTCGGCGGGGAGACGGTCACCACCGAGGGGCGGTACGTGAAGCTCGACGACGTCGCCCTCGACTGGCCGCCCGCCGCACCGGTGCCGGTCATCGCCGGTGTCACCGGGCCCCGCTCGCTGCGGCTCGCCGGTGAGGCGGCCGACGGGACGCTGCTCACCGCCTCGACCTCGCCCGAGGGGGTGCGGAAGGCGCGGCAGCTCATCGAGGAGGGGAGGGACGCGGCGGGCCGTACCGGCGACGAGCCGCACCAAGTCGTCGTCTACCTCCTGACCGCCACCGGCCCCGACGGGCCCGCCAGGCTCAAGGCCGAGCTCGAAGCCGAGGGGGACGGTGACGTCCCCGGTCTCGGCGTCGCCGGAGACGCCGACACCGTCGCGAAGGCCGTCCAGCGGCTCGCGGACGCCGGCGCCGACACCGTGGTGCTGCAGCCGACGGGGGACGAGCCCGACCCGGAGGGGTTCGTGCGGTTCGCGGCGGAGGACGTGCGGCCGTTGGTGCCCTGA
- a CDS encoding class I SAM-dependent methyltransferase — translation MGQDRSFEELVAEGAAVPTEGWDFSWFEGRATEARPSWGYAVSLADRLAGATAALDLQTGGGEVLDFALGRAPKAPPLTVATEGWPPNVAKATALLAARGVAVVASPQDAPLPFADGAFDLVTSRHPVRAHWPEIVRVLRPGGTYFAQHVGPHSVFELVEYFLGPQPDEVRSGRHPDRERADAEVAGLETVDLRAEELRMEFHDIAAVVHFLRKVVWMVPGFTVEAYRPQLRALHEQIESEGPFVVHSTRHLFEARRPSA, via the coding sequence ATGGGACAGGACAGGTCGTTCGAGGAGCTCGTCGCCGAGGGTGCGGCCGTGCCCACCGAGGGCTGGGACTTCTCCTGGTTCGAGGGGCGGGCCACCGAGGCGCGCCCCAGCTGGGGGTATGCCGTCTCCCTGGCCGACCGGCTGGCCGGCGCGACCGCCGCGCTCGACCTCCAGACCGGGGGCGGGGAAGTGCTGGACTTCGCCCTCGGCCGGGCACCGAAGGCCCCGCCGCTCACCGTCGCCACCGAGGGCTGGCCGCCGAACGTCGCCAAGGCCACCGCCCTGCTCGCTGCCCGCGGTGTCGCGGTCGTCGCCTCGCCCCAGGACGCCCCGCTCCCGTTCGCCGACGGGGCCTTCGACCTGGTCACGAGCCGGCACCCGGTGCGGGCCCACTGGCCGGAGATCGTCCGCGTGCTCCGGCCCGGCGGCACGTACTTCGCCCAGCACGTCGGACCCCACAGCGTCTTCGAACTCGTCGAGTACTTCCTCGGGCCCCAGCCCGACGAGGTCCGCAGCGGCCGCCACCCCGACCGGGAACGCGCCGATGCCGAGGTGGCCGGCTTGGAGACCGTCGACCTGCGCGCCGAGGAACTGCGTATGGAGTTCCACGACATCGCAGCCGTCGTGCACTTTCTGCGGAAGGTCGTGTGGATGGTCCCCGGCTTCACCGTCGAGGCGTACCGGCCGCAACTGCGCGCCCTGCACGAACAGATCGAGTCCGAGGGTCCCTTCGTCGTGCACAGCACCCGCCACCTCTTCGAGGCACGCAGGCCCAGCGCCTGA
- a CDS encoding peroxiredoxin has protein sequence MLTVGDKFPEFELTACVSLEKGSEFETINHKTYEGKWKIVFAWPKDFTFVCPTEIAAFGKLNEEFADRDAQVLGFSGDSEFVHHAWRKDHDDLRDLPFPMMADSKRELMRDLGIEGEDGFAKRAVFIVDQNNEIQFSMVTAGSVGRNPKEVLRVLDALQTDELCPCNWSKGEDTLDPVKLLAGE, from the coding sequence GTGCTCACTGTCGGTGACAAGTTCCCCGAGTTCGAACTGACCGCCTGCGTCTCGCTGGAGAAGGGCTCGGAGTTCGAGACGATCAACCACAAGACCTACGAGGGCAAGTGGAAGATCGTCTTCGCGTGGCCGAAGGACTTCACCTTCGTCTGCCCGACCGAGATCGCGGCCTTCGGCAAGCTGAACGAGGAGTTCGCCGACCGCGACGCCCAGGTCCTCGGCTTCTCCGGTGACTCGGAGTTCGTCCACCACGCCTGGCGCAAGGACCACGACGACCTGCGCGACCTGCCGTTCCCGATGATGGCCGACTCCAAGCGCGAGCTGATGCGCGACCTCGGCATCGAGGGCGAGGACGGCTTCGCCAAGCGCGCCGTCTTCATCGTCGACCAGAACAACGAGATCCAGTTCTCCATGGTGACCGCCGGCTCCGTCGGCCGTAACCCCAAGGAGGTCCTGCGGGTCCTGGACGCCCTCCAGACGGACGAGCTGTGCCCGTGCAACTGGAGCAAGGGCGAGGACACCCTGGACCCGGTCAAGCTCCTTGCCGGAGAGTGA
- a CDS encoding isoprenyl transferase, whose amino-acid sequence MNLRDKLRGLLVRLYARRVEGHLDHAQVPKHIGVIMDGNRRWAKAAGSSTVHGHRAGAEKIEEFLGWCSETDVEVVTLWLLSTDNFDRPQDELGPLLGIIEDVVRTLAADGRWRVHHVGTPDLLPSGMQTSLKEAEEATAHIDGILVNVAIGYGGRQEIAAAVRSMIIDAHDKGTSMEVLAESVSVDLIGSHLYTGDQPDPDLVIRTSGEQRLSGFMLWQTAHSEYYFCEVFWPAFRKVDFLRALRDYAARHRRYGG is encoded by the coding sequence GTGAACCTGCGCGACAAGCTGCGCGGCCTGCTGGTCAGGCTGTACGCACGCCGGGTGGAGGGCCACCTGGACCACGCTCAGGTGCCCAAGCACATCGGCGTGATCATGGACGGCAACCGTCGCTGGGCGAAGGCGGCGGGCTCCTCCACCGTGCACGGGCACCGGGCCGGTGCCGAGAAGATCGAGGAGTTCCTCGGCTGGTGCAGCGAGACGGACGTGGAGGTCGTCACCCTCTGGCTGCTGTCGACGGACAACTTCGACCGGCCCCAGGACGAGCTCGGCCCCCTCCTCGGGATCATCGAGGACGTCGTCCGCACCCTCGCCGCCGACGGGCGCTGGCGCGTACACCACGTGGGCACCCCCGACCTGCTGCCGTCCGGGATGCAGACCAGCCTCAAGGAGGCCGAGGAGGCCACCGCACACATCGACGGGATACTGGTCAATGTCGCCATCGGCTACGGCGGCCGCCAGGAGATCGCCGCCGCCGTGCGCTCGATGATCATCGACGCCCACGACAAGGGCACCTCGATGGAGGTCCTCGCCGAGTCCGTCAGCGTCGACCTGATCGGAAGCCACCTCTACACCGGCGACCAGCCGGACCCCGACCTCGTGATCCGTACGAGCGGCGAGCAGCGGTTGTCCGGTTTCATGCTGTGGCAGACGGCCCATTCCGAGTACTACTTCTGTGAAGTCTTCTGGCCGGCCTTCCGCAAGGTGGACTTCCTGCGCGCTCTGCGCGACTACGCGGCCCGCCACCGGCGCTACGGCGGCTGA
- a CDS encoding PhoH family protein, with protein MVTSTKRHKPDRRTYVLDTSVLLADPNALNRFDEHEVVLPIVVVTELEAKRHHPELGYFARQALRLLDEFRVKHGRLDGPIPIGDLGGTVRVELNHSDPSVLPTGYRLGDNDSRILAVARNLQAEGFDVTVVSKDLPLRIKASSVGLQAEEYRAELAITDSSGWTGMSELTLPGEQVDILFEEGHVFVPEAADMPVHTGLTIHSERGNALGRITPEGNVRLVRGDREAFGIKGRSAEQRIALDLLLDPDVGIVSMGGRAGTGKSALALCAGLEAVLERRQHQKVMVFRPLYAVGGQELGYLPGSEAEKMSPWAQAVFDTLSAVTSREVIEEVTARGMLEVLPLTHIRGRSLHDAFVIVDEAQSLERNVLLTVLSRIGANSRVILTHDVAQRDNLRVGRYDGVVAVVEKLKGHPLFAHVTLTRSERSQIAALVTEMLEDGQI; from the coding sequence GTGGTGACCAGCACAAAGCGCCACAAGCCCGACCGGCGCACCTACGTTCTCGACACCAGCGTCCTGCTGGCCGACCCGAACGCCCTGAACCGCTTCGACGAGCACGAGGTCGTGCTCCCCATCGTCGTGGTGACGGAACTGGAGGCCAAGAGGCACCATCCCGAACTCGGCTACTTCGCCCGGCAGGCCCTACGTCTGCTCGACGAGTTCCGGGTGAAGCATGGCCGTCTCGACGGCCCCATCCCGATCGGGGACCTCGGCGGGACCGTCCGTGTCGAGCTCAACCACTCGGACCCCAGCGTTCTGCCGACCGGCTACCGCCTGGGGGACAATGACTCCCGCATCCTCGCGGTCGCCCGCAATCTGCAGGCCGAGGGGTTCGACGTCACCGTCGTGTCGAAGGACCTGCCGCTCAGGATCAAGGCCTCGTCCGTCGGTCTCCAGGCTGAGGAGTACCGCGCCGAACTCGCCATCACGGACTCCTCCGGCTGGACCGGAATGTCCGAACTGACGCTGCCGGGCGAACAGGTGGACATCCTCTTCGAGGAGGGGCACGTCTTCGTGCCCGAGGCCGCCGACATGCCCGTGCACACCGGCCTGACGATCCACTCCGAGCGCGGCAACGCGCTGGGCCGGATCACGCCCGAGGGCAACGTCAGGCTGGTGCGCGGCGACCGTGAGGCCTTCGGCATCAAGGGCCGCAGCGCCGAGCAGCGGATCGCGCTGGACCTGCTGCTCGACCCGGACGTCGGGATCGTCTCCATGGGCGGCCGGGCCGGCACCGGCAAGTCGGCGCTGGCACTGTGCGCCGGTCTGGAGGCGGTGCTGGAGCGCCGTCAGCACCAGAAGGTGATGGTCTTCCGGCCGCTGTACGCGGTGGGCGGGCAGGAGCTCGGCTATCTGCCCGGCAGCGAGGCCGAGAAGATGAGCCCCTGGGCGCAGGCGGTCTTCGACACACTGTCGGCGGTCACCAGCCGCGAGGTCATCGAAGAGGTGACCGCGCGGGGCATGCTGGAGGTGCTGCCCCTCACGCACATCCGCGGGCGTTCGCTGCATGACGCCTTCGTGATCGTGGACGAGGCGCAGTCGCTGGAAAGGAATGTCCTGCTGACGGTTCTGTCCCGAATTGGGGCCAATTCGCGGGTGATTCTGACCCATGACGTGGCCCAGCGGGACAATCTCAGGGTCGGGCGCTACGACGGTGTCGTCGCCGTCGTGGAGAAGTTGAAGGGGCATCCGCTCTTCGCCCACGTCACGCTGACGCGGTCCGAGAGGTCCCAGATCGCCGCCCTTGTGACCGAAATGCTGGAGGACGGGCAGATCTGA
- a CDS encoding DUF192 domain-containing protein, which translates to MGRRWRDGRGTLVVHGERGDVSVPVEVAASYRARTRGLLGRDSIAGAMLLTQAGSVHTFRMRMPIDVAYLDRRLNVIAVRTMPPGRLGLPRLRSRHVLEAGAGVMAGWGVRAGVRVTVEG; encoded by the coding sequence ATGGGGCGACGGTGGCGGGACGGTCGGGGGACGCTGGTCGTTCACGGGGAGCGGGGGGACGTCTCGGTGCCCGTGGAGGTCGCCGCGTCCTACCGGGCCCGTACGAGGGGGCTGCTGGGGCGGGATTCCATCGCCGGGGCGATGCTGCTCACGCAGGCCGGCAGCGTGCACACCTTCCGGATGCGGATGCCCATCGACGTCGCCTATCTCGACCGACGGCTGAACGTCATCGCCGTACGCACCATGCCACCGGGGCGGCTGGGCCTGCCCCGGCTTCGGTCGCGCCATGTGCTGGAGGCGGGGGCCGGGGTGATGGCCGGGTGGGGGGTACGGGCCGGCGTGCGGGTGACTGTCGAGGGGTAG
- a CDS encoding Flp family type IVb pilin — protein sequence MSNWINTTVEYVRSRAVRDDKGQTAVEYLGIIAVVVAIVLAITGTDIGQTIFDAITDKITEVTGG from the coding sequence ATGAGCAACTGGATCAACACCACCGTCGAGTACGTGCGCTCCCGTGCCGTTCGCGACGACAAGGGGCAGACGGCGGTGGAGTATCTGGGGATCATCGCGGTGGTGGTGGCGATTGTTTTGGCCATTACGGGGACGGACATCGGGCAGACGATCTTCGACGCGATCACGGACAAGATCACCGAAGTGACCGGTGGTTGA
- a CDS encoding transglycosylase SLT domain-containing protein, with protein sequence MSPISVRGFAVASATAVTAVGSVVGVASGSTAQNNDAEATAAADSTLLADIPAGQQAQVQIESMSAQADVQAIAADASAKKGAEEAARKAAAQTAIEKKEAAEKAEKAAQEAKEREEAEAKASRSSSDFPVQGSYSIAQIQSMARQMVPSGQFQCFSNIVDHESDWNYRAVNASSGAYGLFQALPGSKMSSVGSDWQTNPATQIKWGLNYMNDRYGSPCDAWSFWQANNWY encoded by the coding sequence GTGAGTCCGATTTCGGTCAGGGGATTCGCAGTGGCGTCGGCCACCGCGGTCACCGCTGTCGGAAGCGTCGTCGGCGTTGCCTCGGGCAGCACCGCGCAGAACAATGACGCCGAAGCGACGGCTGCTGCCGATTCGACGCTCCTCGCGGACATACCCGCGGGCCAGCAGGCCCAGGTGCAGATCGAGTCCATGTCGGCGCAGGCCGACGTCCAGGCCATCGCCGCGGACGCGAGCGCCAAGAAGGGTGCTGAGGAAGCCGCCCGCAAGGCTGCCGCCCAGACCGCGATCGAGAAGAAGGAAGCCGCCGAGAAGGCAGAGAAGGCGGCGCAGGAAGCCAAGGAGCGCGAAGAGGCCGAGGCGAAGGCCTCCCGATCCTCCTCCGACTTCCCCGTCCAGGGCTCGTACAGCATCGCGCAGATCCAGTCGATGGCGCGCCAGATGGTGCCGAGCGGCCAGTTCCAGTGCTTCAGCAACATCGTGGACCACGAGTCCGACTGGAACTACCGGGCCGTCAACGCCTCCTCGGGTGCGTACGGTCTCTTCCAGGCCCTGCCCGGTTCGAAGATGTCGTCCGTCGGCTCGGACTGGCAGACGAACCCGGCCACCCAGATCAAGTGGGGCCTCAACTACATGAACGACCGCTACGGCAGCCCCTGCGACGCCTGGTCCTTCTGGCAGGCCAACAACTGGTACTGA
- a CDS encoding pilus assembly protein TadG-related protein, giving the protein MRPPKYGDAGQAFPTYITVVAGLLFLAFAYLAVGQAAANRNGAQTAADAAALAAAQESRDQLAGDWLAVVGDPTKWQDILDGDTELVDGCWRAYELAAQNDADVQGCGRAEPLGYTVDVETNKSVGDSIVPGTEDKKSTASATAVIEPRCTFDLPGGDSDDGEGDGNDTLPLPQLTCGDTDWEPDPDDPITLPDPEDLFDVHLAA; this is encoded by the coding sequence ATGCGGCCACCCAAGTACGGCGACGCAGGGCAGGCCTTCCCCACCTACATCACGGTGGTGGCAGGCCTGCTTTTTCTCGCGTTCGCATACCTTGCGGTCGGCCAGGCCGCGGCGAATCGGAACGGTGCCCAAACCGCTGCCGACGCGGCGGCGTTGGCAGCGGCGCAGGAGAGCCGGGACCAGCTCGCGGGCGACTGGTTGGCAGTCGTGGGCGACCCGACGAAGTGGCAGGACATCCTTGACGGCGACACGGAACTGGTCGACGGATGCTGGCGGGCCTACGAACTGGCGGCCCAGAACGACGCCGATGTCCAAGGCTGTGGGCGGGCAGAGCCACTGGGCTACACGGTGGATGTCGAAACCAACAAGTCCGTAGGCGACTCCATCGTCCCCGGCACGGAGGACAAGAAGTCGACGGCGTCAGCCACCGCCGTGATCGAGCCCCGCTGCACGTTCGATCTCCCCGGCGGGGACTCCGACGACGGTGAGGGTGACGGGAACGACACACTGCCATTGCCGCAACTCACCTGCGGAGACACGGACTGGGAGCCGGACCCGGACGATCCGATCACCCTTCCGGATCCCGAGGACCTCTTCGACGTCCATCTGGCCGCCTGA
- a CDS encoding OmpA family protein: protein MTRTPRLPLTLTAATLMVATNLLGATTADAADDPSVPPGTEATATAPVEVDANDPDLKLPEGATLAEAKVLDIKQVVEDQAGEERREDTNSDVKFALQAEVLFPKDSAKLTGEAKSRISEIAEEIKTQNATRIRVFGFTDNLGSSAHGDVLSRKRANAVQGVLESELTDSTVTYEVRGYGEQYPISSNATESGRKKNRRVEVSFPRTDN, encoded by the coding sequence ATGACCCGCACCCCCCGCCTCCCCCTCACCCTCACCGCAGCCACCCTCATGGTCGCCACCAACCTCCTCGGCGCCACCACAGCCGACGCCGCCGACGACCCCAGCGTCCCCCCGGGCACCGAAGCCACCGCCACCGCCCCCGTAGAGGTGGACGCCAACGACCCGGACCTCAAGCTCCCCGAAGGGGCGACGCTCGCAGAGGCCAAGGTGCTGGACATCAAGCAGGTGGTCGAGGACCAGGCCGGCGAGGAACGCCGGGAAGACACGAACTCGGACGTGAAGTTCGCGCTGCAGGCCGAGGTCCTCTTCCCCAAGGACAGCGCGAAGCTGACGGGCGAGGCGAAATCCCGTATCTCGGAGATCGCCGAGGAGATCAAGACCCAGAACGCCACGCGCATCCGCGTTTTCGGCTTCACCGACAACCTGGGCTCCTCCGCCCACGGCGACGTCCTGTCCAGGAAGCGTGCGAACGCCGTACAGGGCGTCCTGGAGTCGGAGCTGACCGACTCCACGGTCACCTACGAGGTGCGCGGCTACGGCGAGCAGTACCCGATCTCCTCGAACGCGACGGAGTCGGGCCGCAAGAAGAACCGACGGGTGGAGGTGTCCTTCCCGCGCACGGACAACTGA
- a CDS encoding DinB family protein has protein sequence MTNSTYTAGEKETLRASLNHHRDAVLWKLEGLDDEQLRRPMTPTGTSLLGLVKHLGSVEYGWFVSTFGGEVEPLWFDPYSAEDMAADQGETTQQIIEFYGRARTAADRLIAERSLTDLGRPEWRGEAVSLRWVLVHMIEETARHAGHMDIVRELIDGATGAHQPG, from the coding sequence ATGACGAACTCGACGTACACGGCGGGCGAGAAGGAAACACTCCGGGCGAGCCTCAACCACCACCGGGACGCGGTGCTGTGGAAGCTGGAGGGCCTGGACGACGAACAGCTGCGCCGCCCGATGACCCCGACCGGCACGAGCCTGCTGGGCCTGGTCAAACACCTCGGCTCGGTGGAGTACGGCTGGTTCGTCTCGACCTTCGGCGGCGAGGTGGAACCACTGTGGTTCGACCCCTACAGCGCCGAGGACATGGCGGCCGACCAGGGCGAGACGACGCAGCAGATCATCGAGTTCTACGGCCGTGCGCGCACCGCGGCCGACCGTCTGATCGCCGAGCGGTCGCTGACGGACCTGGGCCGGCCGGAGTGGCGGGGCGAGGCGGTGTCCCTGCGGTGGGTGCTGGTCCACATGATCGAGGAGACGGCACGGCACGCGGGCCACATGGACATCGTGCGGGAGCTGATCGACGGGGCGACAGGGGCTCACCAGCCGGGATGA
- a CDS encoding alkyl hydroperoxide reductase: MSLDSLKSRIPDYAKDLKLNLGSVIGNSDLPAQQLWGTVLATAIASRSPIVLRELAPEAKANLTPEAYSAAKSAAAVMAMNNVFYRTRHLLSDHEYGTLRAGLRMNVIGNPGVDKVDFELWSFAVSAINGCGMCLDSHEQVLRKAGVDRETVQEAFKIASVIQAVGSTLDAEAVLADVE, from the coding sequence ATGTCCCTCGACTCCCTGAAGTCCCGCATACCGGACTACGCCAAGGACCTGAAGCTCAACCTGGGCTCGGTCATCGGCAATTCGGACCTCCCGGCGCAGCAGCTGTGGGGCACGGTGCTCGCCACCGCGATCGCCTCGCGTTCCCCGATCGTGCTGCGCGAGCTGGCGCCGGAGGCGAAGGCGAACCTCACGCCGGAGGCTTACAGCGCGGCCAAGTCCGCCGCCGCGGTGATGGCGATGAACAACGTCTTCTACCGCACCCGGCATCTGCTGTCCGACCACGAGTACGGCACCCTGCGCGCGGGCCTGCGGATGAACGTCATCGGCAACCCCGGCGTCGACAAGGTCGACTTCGAGCTGTGGTCGTTCGCGGTGTCCGCCATCAACGGCTGCGGCATGTGCCTCGACTCGCACGAGCAGGTGCTGCGCAAGGCGGGCGTGGACCGCGAGACGGTTCAGGAGGCGTTCAAGATCGCTTCCGTGATCCAGGCCGTGGGCTCCACCTTGGACGCCGAGGCTGTGCTGGCCGACGTCGAGTAA